The following are encoded together in the Hemicordylus capensis ecotype Gifberg chromosome 4, rHemCap1.1.pri, whole genome shotgun sequence genome:
- the LRRN2 gene encoding leucine-rich repeat neuronal protein 2: MCPVKAFALHGSWTCQLKMRHFQLNLLLICVATTTAIPVVPWKVKCPLQCVCQIRPWYTPRSVYREAATVDCNDLFISTVPESLPEGTQILLLQSNNIVKVEQSELDYLKNLTELDLSQNSFSDILDFSLKNMPHLLSFHLEENQLAELPDNSFSGLANLQELYLNHNQIRRISPKAFFGLGSLLRLHLNSNFLRTVDSRWFQVLPSLEILMIGGNKVDAILDMNFRALSNLRSLVLAGMNLKEISDYALEGLKSLESLSFYDNKLVNVPKRALQQVPGLKFLDLNKNPLQRIKQSDFTNMLHLKELGLNNMEELVSIDKFALINLPELTKLDVTNNPKLSYIHPSAFHHLPQMETLMLNNNALSALHKQTLESLPNLQEISIHSNPIRCDCVIRWVNSTENHIRFIEPQSTLCAEPPDLKRKHIRDVPFREMTDRCLPLISDKSFPSHLEVADGEDISLHCRALAEPEPEIYWVTPSGLKLMPYTDDGKYKVYPEGTIEIRKITAQEAGLYTCMAQNLIGADTRSISLMVNSSFPFSEDTLELLVKEVQAYHILVAWKPHLNTVASNLTWSSFSPSLDMTNVARIPTGTHMYNITRLHHSTEYWACLHIAFVDLQSKVACVSARTKEVQYRCLESRQSVLMVLSLCMLLLSISLIGNYGLGSFKPQAGSHETCMPWKTGSSSVRVVYPPFVKHWDQGRKSEKLLAVEAQAAPLDS, translated from the coding sequence ATGTGTCCTGTAAAAGCTTTTGCCTTGCATGGAAGTTGGACTTGCCAGTTGAAAATGAGACACTTCCAACTGAATTTGCTTCTCATCTGTGTGGCAACCACCACTGCAATTCCTGTTGTGCCCTGGAAGGTCAAATGTCCACTACAGTGTGTCTGCCAAATCAGGCCATGGTACACACCCAGGTCGGTGTACAGAGAAGCAGCCACAGTTGACTGTAATGATTTGTTCATCTCCACAGTGCCTGAAAGCTTGCCAGAGGGGACACAGATCCTTCTCTTGCAAAGCAACAATATTGTCAAGGTTGAGCAGAGTGAGCTAGACTATCTGAAAAACCTGACAGAGCTAGATCTGTCACAGAACAGCTTCTCTGACATTTTGGACTTCAGCCTGAAGAACATGCCCCATTTGCTCAGCTTTCACCTGGAAGAGAATCAACTTGCTGAACTGCCTGATAATAGCTTTTCAGGCCTGGCTAATCTCCAGGAGCTGTATCTTAACCACAATCAAATACGCAGGATCTCCCCTAAAGCCTTCTTTGGCCTTGGAAGCCTCCTTCGGCTCCACCTCAACTCAAACTTCCTGAGGACAGTTGACAGCCGCTGGTTCCAAGTACTGCCCAGTCTGGAGATCCTCATGATTGGAGGCAACAAAGTAGATGCCATTTTGGATATGAACTTCAGGGCCCTATCAAATCTGAGGAGTTTGGTTCTGGCTGGAATGAACCTGAAAGAGATTTCAGATTATGCATTAGAAGGCCTAAAAAGTCTGGAGAGTCTGTCTTTCTATGATAACAAGCTAGTCAACGTCCCCAAGCGAGCATTGCAGCAAGTCCCTGGTCTTAAATTCTTGGATTTGAACAAAAACCCACTTCAGAGGATTAAGCAGAGTGACTTCACAAATATGCTGCATCTCAAGGAATTGGGACTCAACAACATGGAGGAGCTGGTTTCCATTGACAAGTTTGCCTTGATCAACCTGCCTGAATTGACCAAACTGGATGTGACCAATAACCCCAAACTATCCTACATCCACCCCAGTGCTTTCCACCACCTCCCTCAGATGGAGACCCTCATGCTCAACAACAATGCCCTAAGTGCCTTGCACAAGCAGACACTGGAATCCCTTCCCAATCTGCAGGAGATCAGCATCCATAGCAACCCCATCCGCTGTGACTGTGTCATCCGCTGGGTCAACAGTACCGAGAACCACATACGCTTTATTGAGCCACAGTCCACATTATGTGCCGAGCCTCCAGACCTGAAGAGAAAGCACATCCGAGATGTCCCTTTCAGAGAAATGACGGACAGGTGCCTGCCCCTCATCTCTGACAAAAGCTTTCCTTCACATTTAGAGGTAGCGGATGGTGAAGATATCTCTCTCCACTGCAGGGCTCTagcagaaccagaaccagaaatCTACTGGGTCACACCATCAGGTCTCAAGCTGATGCCCTACACAGATGATGGAAAGTATAAAGTGTACCCTGAAGGGACAATAGAAATCCGCAAGATTACAGCGCAGGAGGCTGGGCTCTACACATGTATGGCTCAAAATCTCATTGGCGCTGATACCAGAAGCATTAGCTTGATGGTGAACAGTTCTTTCCCCTTCAGCGAGGACaccctggagctgctggtgaAGGAAGTCCAGGCCTATCACATCCTGGTTGCCTGGAAACCTCATCTCAATACAGTTGCCTCTAACCTTACTTGGTCCAGTTTCAGCCCCAGCTTGGACATGACGAATGTGGCCCGCATCCCAACAGGCACTCATATGTACAACATCACACGACTGCACCACAGCACCGAATACTGGGCCTGCCTTCACATAGCCTTTGTAGACTTGCAGAGCAAGGTGGCCTGTGTCAGTGCCAGGACTAAAGAGGTTCAGTACCGGTGCCTAGAAAGCAGGCAAAGTGTCCTGATGGTGCTGTCTCTCTGCATGTTGTTGCTGTCCATCAGCCTCATAGGCAACTATGGTCTGGGCTCTTTCAAGCCACAGGCTGGGAGCCATGAGACCTGCATGCCATGGAAAACAGGCTCCTCTTCAGTGCGCGTAGTATACCCCCCCTTTGTCAAACACTGGGATCAAGGGAGAAAGAGCGAGAAGCTCCTAGCTGTGGAGGCACAAGCAGCACCGCTGGACTCTTGA